The genomic interval GAAATAGTCATTAAGGAGTAAAAATGAAAGAAAAGAATTATTGGCCCCACGCTATTATAGGTGTGCTGCTTTTTGGTGTATTTATGGTAAGTGTATCTATTACTATTGCAATGAAAAACCCTATCCAAGATGAAAATACCTATTTTGCAAAAAAGCGTATTGTAGATGAGAATATTAATGAAATAATTAAAGAACAAACCCTCTTTCACAACATTTATGATTATAAGATTTGGCTAAGTGATGAAAAAGGAATATGTGCTAATAACAGCTTTGTTTTTCCATATTATACCCCAGCTAATCGTCCTGATATAAAAGCCAAGATACCAACAAGCATTATCTCTCCCAATGAGGTAAAGCTACATATAGACCTTCAGCGCAAGATTCTTCCAGATGATTATAAAATTGATAAAATACAACTTTTTTTAGATTCTATGCACGAAGCAAATAAGATTCAAGATTTAGGCGAGCTAAGACCTTTAAATCTTGATAGAACTCATAATGATGCGCTTTGGGAAAGTGAGATTCTTAACAATCTTCCTTTGGGGCGGTGGAAATTTGTGCTTGAAATATCTTATAGTAGAATAGAAAAATATGTTACACCAACACAAAAAGCATATTTTGAATGTCAAGTCTTTATTAAAGACACACAACACTAAAGCAATAAAATGAGTAAGCAACTCTACAATTCACATCAAGCTTTTATGTTGCTTGATGCAGTTATGGGTATTTGTATTTGTGCAACTGCTCTAATCCTTGCATTTGGGTTTTTATATACGCTTGCACCAACTCCCAAAGTTTCTACATATTCTGCTTACAAGCAGCTTTTTCTTTCACCTAAGACAACATCAGTGACTTTGAATACGCATTCTACACCACTGCTTACCTATGAACTTTTAGAACATAGTTATAGCATTCCTGATAATTTTGAATTTTTAAGATTTTATATGCCCAAAGCTATTCACTGATGCACAAAATATTGCATTATTTTCGTTCTACACAACGGGCTTTTTCGCTTTTTGAGGTAGTAGTGAGCATTGTTATTTTGGGCGTGATTGGTATAATATGCAGTTCTATGCTATTGCATATGAGCAAAAATCTCACCTATACTCGTAGTTTGAATGACCCAAATGCGCATATAATCCTCGCAAAAATTGAGAATCTACTACAATATGCGATTATAGAATCTCTCATTGGAGATGGCGGAGTGCCACTTAGCGTAGCAAGTTCATCTCTTATGTTTGCAGCCATTGATGAGCAATCTCTTCTTGGGGGTGGATACAAAAATGCTCCATCACCTATGCAAGGAGATACGCTCCTGCCTCTAGTGTCTATAAATATACAATCTCATCACGATACTTCTTTATACTTTACAACCTTGAGAGGATGGCAGCTCCAGCAGCAACTCTATCTTGTTACACAGCCTAAAGAAATATTCACTCCCTATACTATTACACGCATTCACACACAAACTCTTGTGCTTGATAAAGCACCACAGCATACCCCTTATCTTGCCTTGCCAATACAATCGCACTCTATTGAACTGCGAGATAATATATTGTGGCTTGATAAAGCACCTCTTGCTTTTGATGTGCTTTCTTTTAGTATTAAACCACTATCTTTTTCTCAAGGCATTTTTATTGAATTACATCTTTGTGTTGCGACATCATTAAAAGAGCATTGTGAAAGCGGGGGTGTGTGGCTTGATGAAATTGTAGAGAATATGTTGTGAAAAAGTCTAAACAATCATCACAAAAGGTATCCAAGATTGCTTATAAACGTAAAGGATTCTATATGATATATGCTATATTAATCATCGTCTCCGTAGGGATTGTTTGCACATTTTATCTTCGTCAATCTTACCATCGTTCACACACTCACGCTCATATTCACGCCAAAACTCAACTTTATCTCTATGCACGAAGCCTCAAAGATATGGTTATCCTCTGCCTCAAAGAGAAAGATATACCCACTTGTCGCACACAAGAATTTTCTTTTCCTCAAGATTATCATTTTCGCACAGCACTTACAAGTTTGGATTCTCACACGCTTTTGCTTGATATACACGGTAGCATCTTACATCCATCTAGTAGTAATACTTTGCGTATTACCAAGCGCTATGTGCTTCTTGTGCCTTAATAATTTTCTTTATTTGGCTAAAATATGTTTATTCAAAAAGTTATAGATATTAGTAAATAAAATGTTATTTGTGGAGAGATTATGCAAGAAATACCTAAAAATCGTTTTGAAGAAAAAATCTATATTTTAACTCATCGTCCACGCTTTATGTTTGCACTCTTTTCTAGCACCTCTATGACCGTGTTTGGAAGTATGATTATTGCCACTTCGATACCTGCTATTGAGAAGCATTTTGCAGATATTCCACATATACAAACGCTTTCAAAGCTTATTTTGACACTTCCTGCACTTTTTATTATGTTATTTTCACCATTAGGTGGAATTCTTATTGATAAGTTTGGACGTTTAAAGTTCCTTATTAGTTCTATGATTCTATGGAGTATAAGTGGTATGCTTGGGGCTGTATGGGAAAATATCTATTGGATTCTTTTTTCTCGTGCACTTTTTGGTATTGCAACAGCATTTGTTATGACAACTGCAAGCACATTAGTGGCAGATTATTATGTGGGGGAAGAGCGTTCAAAGGCTTTGGGTATACAAGGTTTTGCAACAGCGTGTAGCAGTGCAATTTTTATGTGTATTGGCGGTATTTTGGCACATTTTGATTGGCATTATCCTTTTTTCGTATATGGGCTTGGTATCTTTTTGAGTATATTCGTTGCGAGCACACTTTTTGAACCTCGCACAAGTAAGATTAAGAGAATCTTAGAAGAAACGCATAAAGATTTCCATATCACATCAATTTTGCCCTGTTATTTTTTTGGTTTTATTATTATGGTTGCCTATTATACTTCACCTACGCAGATTCCACATTTTATTGTAGAAAATTTAGGTAAAAGTGAAATCATAGTTGGCTTTTGTATCTCAGCTTCAGCTTTTGCGTATGGTGTATCATCTCTTTTTTATCCAAGAATTCGGCAATTTTTATCCGTAAAAGATATTTATGTTGTTGGATTTTTGTTTATGGGGAGCGGATTTGCCCTTATTTTCATATTGCACAATATTTATGCGGTTGTATTGGGATTACTTCTTGTGGGCACTGGTGGAGGCGCAATGATTGTGAATAATTCATCTTTATTGCTTAGTAAAGTGCCTAAAGGACACATAGCAAAAGCAATTGGAATCTTAAGTGCTACCGCGTGTTTTGGGCAGTTTGTCTCGCCATTATTTTCCCAGCCTATTGTGCATAGATATGGAATCGTTCATCTTTTTTTGGTTGTAGCATTACTCCTTTTTATTATGGCTGTATTTGCTTTATGCAAACCAAAATAAAACTTGATTGTTTATAGAGATTCACTGACTTCATCAACAAGATAAAGTAAATTCTGCCATATAATATTTGTTTTATCATTTAAACCAATTTCACAAGTGCTAGAGCTCGCAAATCCTCGTCTTAAGTGTTTATCCACTTGCTTTTTTTGGACATAAAATTCGCTTAACTCTCTCAATGCGCTTTCATTAAGTTCTGGACATATAAAGCCTTTATTTCCAGCGAAACCACAGCATTGAGTTTTGGTGTGTTTAATGATATTTCCATTCGTGCAAGCTTTTGCAATAATATCAAGTGTATTATCCCACCCACCTTTTTTAGTGGCACACATCGCATAGAGTGCAATATCCTCATTTAAAGGTGTAATACGCAATCTTTCTAAAACCACTTTTGCAATGTATTCCGGCATATCAAAAACTTTGATGCCGCTTATATTTTGTAAATCTTGCTTATGTTTGATTGTTTGTATAAGCTCATAACTGCACGCACTATGGTCGCATACAATATCTATTGTCTCTTCACTTCCTTTCATCGTCTTCAAAGCCTCATAAAGCTCTTGTGCCTTTTGTTCTGAAGTTTTTGGATAATCTTTAAATGCCTTACCACAGCAGAGATTTGTAATATTATGTGGATAAATGATGTTTATGCCCGCTTTTTTACATAAAGATTCAAAGACTTCTTGCAAAGGACGTTTATCTAATGCTTTAATCGAGGGAGCAAGAACACGATTTATGCAGGTGCTAAAATATATTACTTTTTTATCACTTTCTATTTTTGATATAGAATCTCCAAAATAGACTTTTTCATTAGCGCGTGGCATACTTGTAGGAATATAAGGTGTTCTTAAGAGATTTTTTGTGGTTTTGCTCCATTTACTTATTGTATTTGCACCAAAAAAATGAGAACTCATATTCACAAACTTCAACCCTCCTTTAGCAAGTGCGAGGGTGCTACCAAAATGTTTGCCCAAGTTTGAAGCAATAAATTGTGCAATATTAGAAGTGAGAGTTGGTTTAAGCGTGAGAGCAATTTTTGCGCTATCAATTTCTAGTGGGCAAAGTGTTGCGCACATAGAGCAAATAGCACAAGTATCTATGCCAAAATAAACATAGCCCTCTTTAAGTTCTTTAAGCCATTTCTCCTCTTCTAAGCTTTTGGATTGTAGATTTTCAAGCCTTTTTATT from Helicobacter hepaticus ATCC 51449 carries:
- a CDS encoding MFS transporter encodes the protein MQEIPKNRFEEKIYILTHRPRFMFALFSSTSMTVFGSMIIATSIPAIEKHFADIPHIQTLSKLILTLPALFIMLFSPLGGILIDKFGRLKFLISSMILWSISGMLGAVWENIYWILFSRALFGIATAFVMTTASTLVADYYVGEERSKALGIQGFATACSSAIFMCIGGILAHFDWHYPFFVYGLGIFLSIFVASTLFEPRTSKIKRILEETHKDFHITSILPCYFFGFIIMVAYYTSPTQIPHFIVENLGKSEIIVGFCISASAFAYGVSSLFYPRIRQFLSVKDIYVVGFLFMGSGFALIFILHNIYAVVLGLLLVGTGGGAMIVNNSSLLLSKVPKGHIAKAIGILSATACFGQFVSPLFSQPIVHRYGIVHLFLVVALLLFIMAVFALCKPK
- a CDS encoding prepilin-type N-terminal cleavage/methylation domain-containing protein — translated: MHKILHYFRSTQRAFSLFEVVVSIVILGVIGIICSSMLLHMSKNLTYTRSLNDPNAHIILAKIENLLQYAIIESLIGDGGVPLSVASSSLMFAAIDEQSLLGGGYKNAPSPMQGDTLLPLVSINIQSHHDTSLYFTTLRGWQLQQQLYLVTQPKEIFTPYTITRIHTQTLVLDKAPQHTPYLALPIQSHSIELRDNILWLDKAPLAFDVLSFSIKPLSFSQGIFIELHLCVATSLKEHCESGGVWLDEIVENML